The Actinomadura sp. WMMB 499 genome includes a window with the following:
- a CDS encoding mycofactocin-coupled SDR family oxidoreductase yields the protein MGRLTGKVAFITGAARGQGRAEAVRLAAEGADVIAIDLADSASSYVRYEPATRAELDETVKLVEQQGRRIVARKADVRDLPALEAAVRDGVAELGRLDIVVANAGIVNYGRTWELTEEQWQDLIDVNLTGVWKTVKATVPTLIEQGQGGSVIITSSVAGSKGLPFLAHYASSKHGVVGLAKVLANELGEHDIRVNTVHPHGVATGMTDDSMGDHLATSPTLAPLYMPALPYQMVQPEDVANLVAFLASDEGKYITGSQLNVDMGAINR from the coding sequence ATGGGACGTTTGACGGGCAAGGTCGCTTTCATCACCGGTGCCGCGCGCGGGCAGGGCCGGGCCGAGGCCGTGCGGCTCGCCGCCGAGGGCGCCGACGTCATCGCGATCGACCTCGCCGACTCGGCCAGCTCGTACGTCCGCTACGAGCCCGCGACGCGGGCCGAGCTGGACGAGACCGTCAAGCTCGTCGAGCAGCAGGGCCGCCGGATCGTCGCCCGCAAGGCCGACGTCCGCGACCTGCCCGCGCTGGAGGCGGCCGTCCGGGACGGCGTCGCCGAGCTGGGCCGGCTGGACATCGTGGTCGCCAACGCGGGGATCGTGAACTACGGCCGGACCTGGGAGCTGACCGAGGAGCAGTGGCAGGACCTCATCGACGTCAACCTCACCGGCGTGTGGAAGACGGTCAAGGCCACCGTGCCCACGCTCATCGAGCAGGGGCAGGGCGGCTCGGTCATCATCACCAGCTCGGTGGCGGGCTCGAAGGGGCTGCCGTTCCTCGCCCACTACGCCAGCTCCAAGCACGGTGTCGTCGGGCTGGCCAAGGTGCTCGCGAACGAGCTGGGCGAGCACGACATCCGCGTCAACACCGTCCACCCGCACGGCGTCGCCACCGGCATGACCGACGACTCGATGGGGGACCACCTCGCCACGTCGCCGACCCTCGCGCCGCTCTACATGCCCGCGCTGCCCTACCAGATGGTCCAGCCCGAGGACGTCGCGAACCTGGTCGCGTTCCTGGCGTCCGACGAGGGCAAGTACATCACCGGTTCCCAGCTGAACGTCGACATGGGAGCGATCAACCGCTGA
- a CDS encoding alpha/beta fold hydrolase codes for MIAGTFRQRGLVCTDHVIEVPLDHDRPDGPRIEVYAREVVTAAKADADLPRLLFLQGGPGGKAVRPASGSGFVGRALDDHRVVLLDQRGTGRSTPANRRTLARLGGPAEQAAYLAHFRADAIVRDAEALRREIGGGRPWTTLGQSYGGFITMAYLSLAPEGLRRSFVTGGLPTLTGTADDVYGLTFDRTLEKNEEYFARHPGDRDLCARIVGHLRERDVRMPTGERLSPRRFQGLGLGLGTRAGFDTLHFLLEEAFVEGPDGPELSDTFLAGVHDATSLAARPLYALFQEPIYAQGGATNWAAERVYRGRPEFDLEGGAPFAFTGETYYPFNFEEDPALVPLRDTAHLLAAKDDWPRLYDPGRLARNEVPVYAAVYHDDMFVPREFSLETARAVRGLRPWITNEYEHDGLKESTAVLDRLLAMAEEDGA; via the coding sequence ATGATCGCTGGAACGTTCCGGCAGCGGGGCCTGGTCTGCACCGACCACGTCATCGAGGTCCCGCTCGACCACGACCGTCCGGACGGCCCGCGCATCGAGGTGTACGCGCGCGAGGTCGTCACCGCCGCGAAGGCCGACGCCGACCTGCCCCGGCTGCTGTTCCTGCAGGGCGGCCCCGGCGGCAAGGCGGTGCGGCCCGCGTCCGGGAGCGGGTTCGTCGGGCGCGCCCTGGACGACCACCGCGTCGTGCTGCTCGACCAGCGCGGCACCGGCCGGTCCACGCCCGCGAACCGGCGGACCCTCGCCCGCCTCGGCGGCCCGGCCGAGCAGGCCGCGTACCTCGCGCACTTCCGCGCCGACGCGATCGTCCGGGACGCCGAGGCGCTCCGCCGCGAGATCGGCGGCGGGCGGCCGTGGACGACGCTCGGGCAGAGCTACGGCGGGTTCATCACGATGGCGTACCTGTCGCTGGCGCCCGAAGGGCTGCGGCGCTCGTTCGTCACCGGCGGCCTGCCGACGCTCACCGGGACGGCCGACGACGTCTACGGGCTCACGTTCGACCGGACGCTGGAGAAGAACGAGGAGTACTTCGCCCGCCACCCCGGCGACCGCGACCTGTGCGCCCGCATCGTCGGGCATCTCCGGGAACGCGACGTCCGGATGCCCACGGGCGAGCGGCTGTCGCCGCGCCGCTTCCAGGGCCTCGGCCTCGGGCTCGGCACCCGCGCCGGCTTCGACACGCTGCACTTCCTCCTCGAGGAGGCGTTCGTCGAGGGCCCGGACGGCCCCGAACTCTCGGACACGTTCCTCGCGGGCGTGCACGACGCGACCAGCCTCGCCGCCCGGCCGCTCTACGCGCTGTTCCAGGAGCCGATCTACGCGCAGGGCGGGGCGACGAACTGGGCCGCCGAGCGCGTCTACCGGGGGCGTCCGGAGTTCGACCTGGAGGGCGGCGCCCCGTTCGCCTTCACGGGCGAGACGTACTACCCGTTCAACTTCGAGGAGGATCCGGCGCTCGTGCCGCTGCGCGACACCGCGCACCTGCTGGCCGCGAAGGACGACTGGCCCCGCCTGTACGACCCGGGCCGGCTCGCCCGCAACGAGGTGCCCGTCTACGCGGCGGTCTACCACGACGACATGTTCGTCCCGCGCGAGTTCTCCCTGGAGACGGCGCGCGCGGTGCGCGGGCTGCGGCCGTGGATCACCAACGAGTACGAGCACGACGGGCTGAAGGAGAGCACCGCCGTCCTCGACCGCCTCCTCGCCATGGCGGAGGAGGACGGCGCCTAG
- the mftF gene encoding mycofactocin biosynthesis glycosyltransferase MftF (Members of this protein family, MftF, are glycosyltransferases, members of PF00535 (glycosyl transferase family 2). The encoding gene is found as part of the mycofactocin cassette, in Mycobacterium tuberculosis, many other Actinobacteria, and occasional members of other lineages. Mycofactocin itself, a putative redox carrier, is a heavily modified derivative of the C-terminal Val-Tyr dipeptide of the mycofactocin precursor MftA (TIGR03969).), with protein MSASSRFPLPPGFPIALDEGTSLWSGGRVATGGAPWKVVRLADAARPHLAALARAGGGGLAASSPTGRAVARLLLDHGLARPVPSPRPGPHGVTVVIPAYGRPDELARCLAAVEGMPVIVVDDASPDPGPLRRAAAAAGARLVRHPVNRGPAAARNTGLRLVETPIAALVDSDCRPDPGWLDVLVPHFDDPRVAAVAPRVRPDPGDPRLLARYETARSALDMGVRPALVRPGGRLGFVPTATLLVRVAAVTDPAFDEELRLGEDVDFVWRLGDRGWNVRYEPAARVAHTARLDPVEWARRRHEYGTSAADLARRHPGRLAPARPSLWNLAVLGLLARGRPGLAAACGAAAAALLARRLARLPADWSLAAAIVGKGVLADAAALGHALRREWWPAGLLVLAAAPRRRTARAAALAMLAPIALEWLRERPDVDPVRYTALRLAEDVAYGSGVTAASVRARSSAPLRPDVRLPDGLSATRAAGRARAAGKRLRSALRISG; from the coding sequence ATGAGCGCCTCGTCCCGGTTCCCGCTTCCGCCCGGTTTCCCGATCGCGCTGGACGAGGGGACGTCGCTGTGGTCGGGCGGCCGGGTGGCGACCGGCGGCGCCCCGTGGAAGGTGGTGCGGCTCGCCGACGCCGCCCGCCCGCACCTGGCGGCGCTGGCCCGCGCGGGCGGCGGCGGTCTGGCCGCCTCCTCGCCCACCGGCCGCGCGGTGGCCCGGCTGCTGCTCGACCACGGGCTGGCCCGGCCCGTCCCCTCCCCGCGCCCCGGGCCGCACGGGGTGACCGTGGTGATCCCCGCGTACGGGCGGCCGGACGAGCTCGCGCGCTGCCTCGCGGCCGTCGAGGGGATGCCGGTGATCGTCGTGGACGACGCCTCGCCCGACCCCGGACCGCTGCGCCGCGCGGCCGCCGCCGCCGGCGCCCGGCTGGTGCGGCACCCGGTCAACCGCGGCCCGGCCGCCGCCCGGAACACGGGCCTGCGGCTGGTGGAGACCCCGATCGCCGCGCTCGTCGACTCCGACTGCCGCCCCGACCCCGGCTGGCTGGACGTCCTCGTGCCGCACTTCGACGATCCGCGCGTCGCGGCCGTCGCCCCGCGCGTCCGTCCCGACCCCGGCGACCCGCGGCTGCTCGCCCGCTACGAGACGGCGCGGTCGGCGCTGGACATGGGCGTCCGGCCCGCGCTCGTCCGTCCGGGCGGCCGGCTCGGCTTCGTGCCGACGGCGACGCTGCTGGTGCGGGTCGCGGCGGTGACCGATCCCGCCTTCGACGAGGAGCTGCGGCTCGGCGAGGACGTCGACTTCGTCTGGCGGCTGGGCGACCGAGGCTGGAACGTCCGGTACGAACCGGCGGCACGGGTCGCGCACACGGCGCGGCTGGACCCGGTGGAGTGGGCGCGGCGGCGGCACGAGTACGGTACGTCCGCCGCCGACCTGGCGCGGCGCCACCCGGGCAGGCTCGCACCGGCGCGCCCGTCGCTGTGGAACCTCGCCGTCCTGGGCCTGCTCGCGCGGGGCCGTCCCGGGCTCGCCGCCGCCTGCGGGGCGGCCGCCGCCGCGCTGCTGGCCCGGCGGCTGGCGCGGCTGCCCGCCGACTGGAGCCTGGCCGCCGCGATCGTCGGGAAGGGCGTGCTCGCCGACGCCGCCGCCCTCGGGCACGCGCTGCGCCGCGAGTGGTGGCCCGCCGGTCTCCTCGTCCTGGCCGCGGCGCCGCGCCGCCGCACCGCCCGCGCGGCGGCCCTGGCCATGCTCGCGCCCATCGCGCTCGAGTGGCTGCGCGAGCGCCCCGACGTCGACCCCGTCCGGTACACCGCGCTGCGGCTCGCCGAGGACGTCGCCTACGGGTCGGGCGTCACGGCGGCGTCGGTGCGGGCGCGCTCGTCCGCTCCGCTCCGCCCGGACGTCCGGCTGCCGGACGGGCTCTCGGCCACGCGCGCGGCCGGACGGGCGAGAGCCGCCGGGAAGCGCCTCCGCTCCGCGCTCCGGATCAGCGGTTGA